Proteins from a single region of Methanotorris igneus Kol 5:
- the csm5 gene encoding type III-A CRISPR-associated RAMP protein Csm5: MMLKCSLITPIFIGCGEEYTPLDYYIENNIAHIVDIEKALEDLGDLSNIDKISNYIVNKSIGNRVETNAKDILERVGLCAEDYVVYKIKSEIKEDSRTRVKKFIHQNNRKYVPGSSIKGAIRTAYLFNYYDGKISEIFKILDNKKIDDKGKEIERRAIGDIRDDFFKYFKISDSIKLEREEFKFILTKRWHIKKKKLTIPNYLEGMTKGEFTINLKVEEEFFKELNNRLNKNFNPKNNHEKFEIIKELCNNFSKTVVDFEIKRDLPILLKEFYEKLKKDIEKNDALYINLGFEGGFLNKTIYPLLWKNDQNNVLFHKIRQFFLDLYKPKGKINPRNPQYKLYQTWQNAKSYLDFPTTVGVYVRDNRIISPLGWIKLEKVN; encoded by the coding sequence ATGATGCTAAAATGCTCTCTAATAACACCAATATTTATTGGCTGTGGGGAGGAATATACACCATTAGATTACTATATTGAAAATAATATTGCTCATATAGTAGATATTGAAAAGGCTTTAGAGGATTTGGGAGATTTAAGTAATATAGATAAGATATCAAATTATATTGTAAATAAGTCTATAGGGAATAGAGTAGAGACCAATGCTAAAGATATCTTAGAGAGAGTTGGCCTTTGTGCTGAAGATTATGTTGTTTATAAAATAAAATCTGAAATAAAAGAAGATAGTAGAACAAGGGTAAAAAAATTTATTCATCAAAATAATAGAAAATATGTCCCTGGTAGTTCAATAAAAGGGGCTATAAGAACAGCTTATCTATTTAATTACTATGATGGCAAAATTTCTGAAATATTTAAAATATTAGATAACAAAAAAATAGATGATAAAGGAAAAGAAATAGAGAGAAGGGCTATAGGAGATATTAGAGATGATTTCTTTAAATACTTTAAAATCTCTGATAGTATTAAATTAGAAAGAGAGGAATTTAAATTTATTTTAACAAAAAGATGGCATATAAAAAAGAAAAAACTAACAATTCCTAATTATTTAGAAGGAATGACCAAAGGAGAGTTTACAATTAACTTAAAAGTTGAAGAGGAATTCTTTAAAGAACTTAACAATAGATTAAATAAGAATTTTAACCCAAAAAATAACCATGAGAAGTTTGAAATAATTAAAGAGTTGTGCAACAACTTCTCCAAAACTGTTGTAGATTTTGAAATTAAAAGAGATCTCCCCATTCTACTAAAGGAATTTTATGAAAAATTAAAAAAGGATATTGAAAAGAATGATGCTCTATATATAAACCTTGGTTTTGAAGGAGGATTTTTAAATAAAACTATCTATCCATTGTTATGGAAAAATGACCAAAATAATGTTCTATTCCATAAAATTAGGCAATTTTTCTTAGATTTATATAAACCTAAAGGAAAAATTAATCCAAGAAATCCACAATATAAGTTATATCAAACTTGGCAAAATGCTAAAAGTTATTTGGACTTTCCAACTACAGTTGGAGTTTATGTTAGGGACAATAGGATCATCTCCCCATTAGGGTGGATAAAATTGGAAAAGGTTAATTAA
- the csx2 gene encoding TIGR02221 family CRISPR-associated protein produces the protein MPKKLISFLGAGKYEPCIYKYENKSSTESRFIQKALIELICKDWEEKDEIIILLTEKSEKMNWEGETYKGLKYELEEMDIKPEIKTIKIPDGNTEEEVWEIFNKIFEIINERDEIYIDITHSFRYLPMLATIILDYAKTLKGIKVKKIFYGNVFGEPRIMELQELDRLLDWNKAIDKFLTTGYVEDLYNLSKREYGKLHKENRELHELLKNNTGKLKKYMEYLATVRGDEINNFDYDEFKNEIDEIIKIIKKDSSLAPLIPLIEKIKDKFKDFKNNDKYNCLRAVSLCIEFNLIQQAYTLLQESVITLICKDLDLDYLDKEYRGLVSSALNIVARDLPKNEWKIPGKDEDEKKKNLELLKKIVDHLKTNNLTKLSKLYDKLTQYRNNINHAGFNKDKMEPKKFKNMINEIYRNILNFYSI, from the coding sequence TTGCCTAAGAAATTAATATCTTTTTTAGGAGCTGGAAAGTATGAGCCTTGTATTTATAAATATGAAAATAAGTCAAGCACTGAGAGTAGATTCATACAAAAGGCTTTAATTGAACTAATATGTAAAGATTGGGAAGAGAAAGATGAAATAATCATATTATTAACTGAAAAATCAGAGAAGATGAATTGGGAAGGGGAAACCTATAAAGGATTAAAATATGAACTTGAAGAAATGGATATAAAACCAGAAATAAAGACAATTAAAATTCCTGATGGAAATACAGAAGAGGAAGTATGGGAAATATTTAATAAAATATTTGAAATTATTAATGAAAGGGATGAAATCTATATTGATATAACCCATTCTTTCAGATACTTACCAATGCTTGCTACCATAATCTTAGATTATGCCAAAACCCTTAAAGGCATAAAAGTTAAGAAAATCTTTTATGGGAATGTATTTGGAGAACCAAGAATTATGGAACTGCAAGAATTAGATAGATTGTTAGATTGGAATAAGGCAATAGACAAATTTTTAACTACTGGTTATGTTGAAGATTTATATAACTTATCTAAAAGAGAATATGGAAAATTGCATAAAGAAAACAGAGAATTGCATGAGTTATTAAAAAATAACACTGGGAAGTTAAAAAAATATATGGAATATTTAGCAACTGTTAGAGGGGATGAGATAAATAACTTCGATTATGATGAATTTAAAAATGAAATAGATGAAATTATAAAAATTATTAAAAAAGATAGCTCCTTAGCTCCATTAATTCCGTTAATTGAAAAGATAAAAGATAAATTTAAAGATTTCAAAAATAATGATAAATACAATTGCTTAAGGGCTGTTTCACTATGTATTGAATTTAATTTGATTCAGCAGGCTTACACATTATTACAAGAGAGTGTAATAACCTTAATATGTAAAGACCTTGACTTGGATTATTTAGATAAAGAGTATAGAGGTTTGGTTAGTTCTGCCTTAAATATTGTTGCAAGGGATCTCCCTAAAAATGAATGGAAAATTCCAGGAAAAGATGAAGATGAGAAAAAGAAGAATTTGGAATTGTTGAAGAAAATAGTTGATCACTTGAAAACAAATAACTTAACAAAATTATCTAAACTGTATGATAAATTAACACAATATAGAAACAATATAAATCATGCTGGATTTAATAAAGATAAAATGGAACCTAAAAAGTTCAAAAATATGATTAATGAAATATATAGAAATATTTTAAACTTTTATTCTATTTAA
- a CDS encoding CRISPR-associated endonuclease Cas6, which produces MELPILMCRLKTNEPLKKSQTPYLRGYILNEFNKEDYKELHNHSNNGFIYTYPKIQYKIIGGDAVLIGIKEGINILGEIVLDIKKLELNHKVYTVTGGYVKVVFEEFGVSDEMKRYKFISPWVALNEKNYLKYKELDEDGRKNLLEKILIGNVLSMSKYLDYTVEEKLIVEILDVESLIVRYKGNKFIGFKGEFEINFDIPNYLGIGRKVSKGFGSVVKVK; this is translated from the coding sequence ATGGAACTTCCTATTTTAATGTGTAGGTTAAAAACAAATGAGCCTCTAAAAAAATCCCAAACTCCATATTTAAGGGGATATATTTTGAATGAATTTAATAAAGAGGATTATAAAGAGTTGCATAATCATAGTAATAATGGATTTATCTACACCTATCCAAAAATTCAATATAAAATTATTGGTGGAGATGCAGTTTTAATTGGCATAAAGGAAGGGATTAATATTTTGGGAGAGATTGTATTGGATATTAAAAAATTAGAGTTAAACCATAAGGTTTACACTGTTACTGGTGGATATGTAAAGGTTGTATTTGAGGAATTTGGGGTTTCTGATGAGATGAAAAGATACAAGTTTATCTCCCCATGGGTGGCATTAAATGAAAAGAATTATCTGAAATATAAAGAGTTGGATGAAGACGGGAGAAAAAATTTACTTGAAAAAATCTTAATTGGAAATGTATTATCTATGAGTAAGTATTTAGATTATACTGTTGAAGAGAAGTTAATTGTGGAAATTTTGGATGTTGAAAGTTTAATTGTTAGGTATAAGGGAAACAAGTTCATTGGTTTTAAAGGAGAATTTGAAATTAACTTCGATATCCCAAATTACTTAGGAATTGGGAGAAAAGTTTCCAAAGGATTTGGAAGTGTAGTTAAAGTTAAATAG
- a CDS encoding helicase-related protein has product MVLNTIKSSKKIYKALKEMGLEEDFYYLSTSIYPKERLKRIESINKNKNRKIIVSTQLIEAGVDISVDVIYRDIAPLDCINQTAGRCNRHNEGKKGIVNVVKLVDENGRRFADYIYEKHLITKTEELLNEFDVIDEKMFLKLNNKYFKKLSNYKDKSEDILKTIEKFEYNVVEGKFKLIENIPSIDLFVCIEDEAEKVWEEFERINEIKDVFERRREFLKIKRKFYSYVISVPEYAIKGKDILFEHLSKIDKKYYDKETGFEIVEDKTIIL; this is encoded by the coding sequence ATTGTCCTAAATACCATAAAATCATCAAAAAAGATTTATAAGGCTTTAAAAGAGATGGGTTTAGAGGAAGATTTTTATTATTTATCAACAAGTATATATCCAAAAGAAAGATTGAAAAGAATTGAAAGCATCAATAAAAATAAAAATAGAAAAATTATTGTTTCAACCCAATTAATTGAGGCAGGGGTTGATATTAGTGTAGATGTTATTTATAGAGATATTGCTCCCTTGGATTGTATAAATCAAACTGCTGGGAGGTGCAACAGGCATAATGAAGGAAAAAAGGGAATAGTTAATGTTGTTAAATTGGTAGATGAAAATGGTAGAAGGTTTGCAGATTATATTTATGAAAAACATCTAATAACCAAAACTGAAGAGTTATTAAATGAGTTTGATGTTATTGATGAAAAGATGTTCCTAAAATTGAATAACAAATATTTCAAAAAATTAAGCAATTACAAAGATAAATCAGAAGACATTTTAAAAACCATAGAAAAATTTGAATATAACGTAGTTGAAGGGAAATTCAAATTAATTGAAAATATTCCATCTATTGACTTATTTGTCTGTATTGAAGATGAGGCTGAGAAGGTTTGGGAGGAATTTGAAAGAATTAATGAAATAAAGGATGTATTTGAGAGGAGGAGAGAATTCCTAAAAATAAAGAGAAAATTTTATAGTTATGTTATAAGTGTTCCCGAATATGCTATAAAAGGAAAGGATATTTTATTCGAGCATTTGAGTAAAATAGATAAGAAATATTATGATAAAGAAACTGGTTTTGAAATTGTTGAGGATAAAACAATAATACTTTAA
- a CDS encoding metallophosphoesterase: MEEKIKLRDFYITSDFCLIIGKVGVIADTHLGFDIYINEKGGNFPQIQKDSITERIDNIIDKYKLKTLVINGDIKHNFELSYNEIEFVKEFLGHLKDRIDLILIKGNHDTFISKVAEELGIEIYEHYKIKNYTITHGHANFKEDESFLILGHEHPSIKLRDEVGAILKLPCYLYNKRYIVLPAFNPLSPGNDLVNNYASSPCIKKDYLDSEVYAITELGLLNFGTLRDLREFVKVNL; this comes from the coding sequence ATGGAGGAGAAAATAAAGTTGAGGGATTTTTATATAACAAGCGATTTCTGCCTAATTATTGGTAAAGTTGGGGTTATAGCAGATACGCATTTGGGGTTTGATATTTACATAAATGAGAAAGGGGGAAATTTTCCCCAAATCCAAAAAGATAGCATAACAGAGAGAATAGACAACATTATAGACAAATACAAACTAAAAACTTTGGTTATTAATGGGGATATTAAGCATAATTTTGAGTTAAGTTATAATGAAATAGAATTTGTAAAGGAGTTTTTGGGGCATTTAAAGGATAGAATTGATTTAATTTTAATTAAAGGGAATCATGACACTTTTATCTCAAAGGTTGCTGAGGAATTGGGCATAGAGATATATGAGCATTATAAAATAAAGAACTATACAATAACACACGGACACGCCAATTTTAAAGAAGATGAGAGCTTTTTAATCTTAGGACATGAACACCCTTCCATAAAGTTGAGGGATGAGGTCGGGGCTATTTTAAAACTCCCTTGCTATTTATACAACAAAAGGTATATTGTCCTTCCTGCATTCAATCCCCTATCTCCCGGCAATGATTTGGTTAACAACTATGCCTCTTCCCCATGCATAAAGAAGGATTATTTAGACAGTGAAGTTTATGCAATAACTGAACTTGGTTTATTAAATTTTGGAACGTTGAGGGATTTGAGAGAGTTTGTAAAAGTTAATTTGTAG
- a CDS encoding DUF2096 domain-containing protein: protein MKDAKGLDKQWVVLSELASKLVEKNIAVPEEAFERLRIANAIISYYLLDPHVSNTALSDAEKELMRVQSLLFSVCDAELMNEYLDKMAKALRNELDVKFPLSKSMFNKEVKKRGDFESVRVKIKNEIQIERLSDLGEWYGVIFEYSEEDENKILIEGNINRVKRALKDFSIIWKFESLEEQ from the coding sequence ATGAAAGATGCTAAGGGATTAGACAAGCAATGGGTTGTTTTGTCTGAATTAGCATCAAAACTTGTTGAAAAAAACATTGCTGTTCCAGAAGAGGCATTTGAAAGATTGAGAATTGCAAATGCTATCATCTCCTACTACCTTTTAGACCCACACGTATCTAATACAGCTTTGTCAGATGCAGAGAAGGAATTGATGAGAGTTCAGTCCTTATTGTTTAGTGTTTGTGATGCAGAACTTATGAATGAGTATTTGGACAAGATGGCAAAGGCATTAAGAAATGAACTTGATGTTAAATTTCCATTAAGCAAATCCATGTTTAATAAAGAAGTTAAAAAAAGAGGAGATTTTGAGAGCGTTAGAGTAAAAATCAAAAATGAAATACAAATTGAGAGGCTTAGTGATTTAGGAGAATGGTATGGAGTAATTTTTGAATATAGTGAAGAAGATGAAAACAAGATATTGATTGAGGGGAATATAAATAGGGTAAAAAGGGCATTAAAGGACTTTTCCATAATTTGGAAGTTTGAATCCTTAGAAGAGCAGTAG
- a CDS encoding DUF749 domain-containing protein: MGEFVATLLTILKVEDGLNSELSDFIRVRAAIENRELKNDDVVAVFNIQGTTSYQVFFLDDDTTVEEIKEKLKKISVRLNYDSEEVLKRYINARRGKNERC, translated from the coding sequence ATGGGCGAGTTCGTTGCTACGCTATTAACAATATTAAAAGTCGAAGATGGATTAAATAGTGAGTTGAGTGATTTTATAAGAGTTAGAGCAGCAATAGAAAACAGAGAATTAAAAAATGATGACGTTGTGGCAGTTTTCAATATACAAGGAACTACAAGCTATCAAGTGTTCTTTTTGGATGATGATACTACAGTTGAGGAAATAAAAGAAAAACTTAAAAAAATTAGTGTTAGATTAAATTATGATAGTGAGGAAGTATTAAAAAGATACATAAATGCCAGAAGGGGTAAAAATGAAAGATGCTAA
- a CDS encoding DUF2118 family protein translates to MKIPRLYVEGETEKNEGRKVVIENDGKVIRFLDEDEEYEGEGKVLYQVIYDDFDKYILLSKLTRDVLIQYPDKRTITYLKKGTELLEIPAEGYEVHPIVDFGCRVLEGHRLAALVTKKGEIRFVNTPVTGTVVFMKEVPAKRANYVFYILPEE, encoded by the coding sequence ATGAAAATTCCAAGATTGTATGTTGAAGGAGAAACAGAAAAAAATGAAGGTAGAAAAGTAGTTATTGAAAATGATGGAAAAGTTATTAGATTTTTAGATGAAGATGAAGAATACGAAGGAGAAGGAAAAGTCCTGTATCAAGTAATTTATGATGACTTTGACAAATACATACTCCTTTCAAAATTAACAAGGGACGTTCTAATCCAATATCCAGACAAGAGGACAATAACATATTTGAAAAAAGGAACTGAACTTTTGGAAATTCCTGCAGAAGGGTATGAAGTGCATCCTATTGTAGATTTTGGTTGTAGGGTTTTAGAGGGACATAGGTTAGCTGCATTGGTTACTAAAAAAGGAGAAATTAGGTTTGTAAACACCCCAGTAACTGGAACAGTTGTATTTATGAAGGAAGTGCCTGCAAAAAGAGCTAACTACGTATTCTACATTCTTCCAGAAGAATAA
- a CDS encoding polyprenyl synthetase family protein has protein sequence MSNELFDKGILGKIEEELKAYVGNEGKLYDASKHLLFAGGKRIRPYLAVLTYMLKKDNIEEVLSPAVAVELIHNYTLIHDDIMDNDDERRGKPTVHVVYGVPMAILAGDLLYAKAFEAITKIKDSKKAYEVLKVLARACVEVCEGQAMDMEFENYFPSMDEYFEMISKKTGALIVASVEIGAIMADCNEEERKALIEYAKRIGMTFQIQDDVLDLIGDKKTIGKPVGSDIREGKKTLMVIHAMETLDEDKKKRLLEILGNENATDEEVKEAIEILSDSIEYAKELMKKATEEAKEYLKIFDKEKRKKLEDIADFIINRIY, from the coding sequence ATGTCAAATGAATTGTTTGATAAGGGGATATTGGGGAAAATAGAGGAGGAGTTAAAGGCCTACGTTGGTAATGAGGGAAAGCTTTACGATGCTTCAAAACACCTTCTTTTTGCAGGAGGGAAAAGAATTAGACCATATTTAGCAGTCTTAACATACATGTTAAAAAAAGACAATATTGAAGAAGTCCTTTCCCCTGCAGTTGCAGTTGAGTTAATCCACAACTACACATTAATCCACGACGATATTATGGACAATGATGATGAGAGAAGAGGAAAACCAACAGTCCACGTGGTTTATGGGGTACCAATGGCAATACTTGCTGGGGACTTACTCTATGCTAAAGCATTTGAGGCAATAACTAAAATAAAAGATAGCAAAAAGGCGTATGAAGTTTTAAAAGTTTTGGCAAGGGCTTGTGTTGAGGTTTGTGAGGGGCAAGCAATGGACATGGAATTTGAAAACTACTTCCCATCAATGGATGAATACTTTGAGATGATTTCCAAAAAAACTGGGGCTTTAATTGTTGCTTCAGTTGAGATCGGGGCTATTATGGCAGATTGCAATGAAGAAGAGAGGAAAGCACTCATAGAGTATGCAAAGAGAATTGGAATGACATTCCAAATCCAAGATGATGTTTTGGATTTGATTGGAGATAAAAAGACCATTGGAAAACCAGTAGGAAGTGATATAAGGGAAGGTAAAAAAACATTGATGGTCATTCATGCAATGGAAACATTAGATGAGGATAAAAAGAAGAGGTTGTTAGAAATTTTAGGTAATGAAAACGCAACTGATGAGGAAGTTAAAGAAGCGATAGAAATCCTCAGCGATTCCATAGAGTATGCAAAAGAATTAATGAAAAAAGCTACAGAAGAGGCAAAAGAATACTTAAAAATATTTGACAAAGAGAAAAGAAAAAAATTGGAAGATATTGCAGATTTCATAATTAATAGGATTTATTAA
- a CDS encoding RNase J family beta-CASP ribonuclease, which yields MQLEVIAIGGYEEVGRNMTAVNVDGEIVIFDMGIRLDRVMIHEDTDISKMHSLNLIEMGVIPNDTVMKHVEGEVKAIVLTHGHLDHIGAVTKLAHRYNAPIIGTPYTLELVKREILSEKKFDVRNPLVVLNPGETKDLTPNLSLEFIRATHSIPDSVFAALHTPYGTILYANDFKFDNFPVVGERPDYRALKRLGKNGVICMISESTRVDHEGKTPSEIIAANLLKNDLLGADNDGKGVVVTTFSSHIARIKSITEIAVKMDRIPVLLGRSMMKYCGIAQDIGIVEFPEGTRMYGDPSAIDSALRTIAKEGKENYLLIVTGHQGEEGAVLSRMATNKTPYQFEKHDQVVFSADPIPNPINAAQRYMLESRLKLLGVRVFKGAHVSGHAAKEDHRDMIRWINAEHIIPSHGDFNLTAAYTKLAEEEGYRLGEDVHLLRNGQCLSFERII from the coding sequence TTGCAATTAGAGGTTATTGCCATTGGTGGTTATGAGGAAGTTGGTAGAAATATGACTGCTGTTAATGTAGATGGAGAAATTGTAATTTTTGACATGGGAATAAGGTTAGATAGAGTAATGATTCATGAAGATACTGATATCTCAAAAATGCACAGCTTAAATCTAATTGAGATGGGAGTTATTCCAAATGATACAGTAATGAAACATGTTGAAGGTGAAGTTAAGGCAATTGTTTTAACACATGGGCATTTAGACCACATTGGTGCAGTAACAAAATTGGCACACAGATACAACGCACCAATAATTGGAACCCCATATACACTTGAACTCGTTAAAAGGGAGATATTAAGTGAGAAAAAATTTGATGTTAGAAATCCACTGGTGGTTTTAAATCCAGGAGAAACAAAAGACTTAACCCCTAACTTATCATTAGAATTTATAAGAGCAACCCACAGTATCCCAGATTCTGTTTTTGCCGCTTTGCATACTCCTTATGGAACAATATTATATGCTAACGATTTTAAGTTTGACAATTTCCCAGTTGTTGGGGAGAGGCCAGATTATAGAGCATTAAAAAGATTAGGGAAAAATGGAGTTATCTGCATGATTTCAGAAAGCACAAGAGTAGACCACGAAGGAAAAACCCCATCAGAAATCATCGCTGCAAATTTACTAAAAAATGACTTACTTGGAGCAGATAATGATGGGAAGGGTGTTGTTGTAACAACATTCTCGTCTCATATAGCAAGAATAAAGTCAATAACTGAAATCGCTGTAAAAATGGATAGAATTCCAGTTTTGCTAGGAAGGAGTATGATGAAATATTGTGGTATTGCACAAGATATTGGTATTGTAGAGTTCCCAGAAGGGACAAGGATGTATGGAGATCCATCAGCAATTGACAGTGCATTAAGAACCATTGCAAAAGAAGGTAAAGAGAACTATTTATTAATTGTCACTGGACATCAAGGGGAAGAAGGTGCTGTTTTATCAAGAATGGCAACAAACAAAACTCCATACCAATTTGAAAAACATGACCAAGTTGTATTCTCAGCTGACCCAATTCCAAACCCAATAAACGCAGCTCAAAGGTATATGCTTGAATCAAGGTTAAAGTTACTTGGGGTAAGAGTGTTTAAGGGAGCCCACGTATCTGGACACGCTGCAAAAGAAGACCACAGAGATATGATAAGATGGATTAATGCAGAGCACATAATTCCTTCACATGGAGACTTTAACTTAACAGCAGCATATACAAAACTTGCAGAGGAAGAGGGATATAGATTAGGTGAGGACGTCCACCTATTGAGAAATGGTCAATGCCTAAGTTTCGAGAGGATAATCTAA
- the fni gene encoding type 2 isopentenyl-diphosphate Delta-isomerase gives MVNHDIEARKLEHILVCNYCDVEYKKGTLLDNVELIHRGIPECDLEDIDTSVKLFGKTLDAPIIVAGMTGGHSKAKEINKNIAIAIEDLNLGMGLGSQRAAIANEELIDTYSIVRKYTDSLVIGNLGAVNFIKDGWDERIIDKAVEMINADAIAIHFNPLQEAIQPEGDVNFKGTDILRDIISSYKNNYKNIPFIAKQVGEGFSKEDAKIINDLGFDAIDVGGSGGTSWAAVELYRIKDEEFKELAENFINWGIPTAASIFEVRSVFDKTLIATGGIRNGIDIAKSIAIGADCCGIALPILKAALKGPEEIVKVLERLIKELKIAMFLTGCDSIEKLKKAPYIVKGELKDWISQRLKKP, from the coding sequence ATGGTTAATCACGACATTGAAGCGAGGAAGTTAGAACACATATTAGTTTGTAATTATTGTGATGTTGAATACAAAAAAGGAACACTCCTTGATAATGTTGAGCTCATACATAGAGGCATTCCAGAATGTGATTTGGAAGATATAGATACTTCAGTCAAACTATTTGGAAAAACATTAGACGCCCCAATTATTGTTGCTGGAATGACTGGAGGGCATAGTAAAGCAAAAGAAATAAACAAAAATATAGCAATAGCAATAGAGGATCTCAACTTAGGGATGGGTTTAGGTTCTCAAAGGGCTGCTATAGCAAATGAGGAATTAATCGACACCTATTCCATTGTTAGAAAATATACTGACTCATTAGTTATTGGAAATTTGGGAGCGGTTAATTTCATAAAAGATGGATGGGATGAGAGGATAATAGATAAAGCAGTTGAAATGATAAATGCTGATGCTATTGCGATACATTTCAATCCACTACAAGAGGCTATTCAACCAGAAGGGGATGTAAACTTCAAAGGCACGGATATTTTAAGGGATATAATTTCTTCATACAAAAATAACTACAAAAACATCCCATTCATTGCAAAGCAAGTAGGAGAAGGATTTTCAAAAGAAGATGCAAAGATAATAAACGATCTTGGGTTTGATGCCATTGATGTTGGTGGTAGTGGAGGAACTTCTTGGGCTGCGGTGGAGTTGTATAGGATAAAAGATGAGGAATTTAAGGAATTGGCAGAGAACTTCATAAATTGGGGAATCCCAACAGCTGCATCGATATTTGAAGTTAGGAGTGTTTTTGATAAAACTCTTATTGCTACTGGCGGAATAAGGAATGGAATAGACATAGCAAAATCCATCGCCATCGGTGCAGATTGCTGTGGAATTGCCTTACCAATATTAAAAGCTGCATTAAAAGGCCCAGAAGAAATCGTGAAAGTTTTAGAGAGATTAATCAAAGAACTAAAAATTGCCATGTTCTTAACCGGATGCGATAGTATTGAGAAATTAAAAAAAGCACCATACATAGTTAAAGGGGAATTGAAAGATTGGATTTCCCAGAGGCTAAAAAAACCATAA
- a CDS encoding universal stress protein — translation MLYKKIVVPTDGSDVSIEAAKHAIEIGKLMKAEIYVIYVVDIAPFIGLPTEGLWETMKEILNEEGEKALKKIKKMAEEHGVNVKPEILEGVPANEIVEFAEKKRADLIVMGTSGKTGLDRFLLGSVAEKVIRNAHCPVLVVKKQKKEEKEE, via the coding sequence ATGTTGTATAAGAAAATCGTTGTCCCTACTGATGGCTCAGATGTTTCTATAGAGGCTGCAAAACATGCCATTGAAATTGGAAAATTGATGAAAGCAGAGATTTATGTAATATATGTAGTGGACATAGCTCCATTTATTGGACTCCCTACTGAGGGCTTATGGGAAACAATGAAAGAAATTCTAAACGAGGAGGGGGAGAAAGCACTAAAAAAGATCAAAAAAATGGCTGAAGAGCATGGGGTAAATGTGAAGCCTGAAATTTTAGAGGGGGTTCCAGCAAACGAAATTGTTGAATTCGCAGAAAAGAAAAGAGCAGACCTCATAGTTATGGGAACCTCTGGAAAAACAGGATTGGACAGATTTTTATTAGGTAGTGTTGCTGAAAAAGTTATAAGAAATGCCCACTGTCCTGTTTTAGTTGTTAAAAAACAGAAAAAAGAAGAAAAAGAAGAATAA